A single region of the Metarhizium brunneum chromosome 6, complete sequence genome encodes:
- the PHB2 gene encoding Prohibitin-2: MSGQNNWQEEAMRRLRQMQSRGGYGGRPGGGPPQVPRGAGGALIGGVLLAGGAWVLSNSLFNVDGGHRAIKYRRVSGVSKEIYSEGTHINIPWFETPIVYDVRAKPRNVASLTGTKDLQMVNITCRVLSRPQVEALPQIYRTLGADYDDRVLPSIVNEVLKSVVAQFNASQLITQREMVAKLVRENLSKRAARFNILLDDVSLTHLAFSPEFTAAVEAKQVAQQEAQRAAFVVDKARQEKQAMVVKAQGEARSAELIGEAIKKSKAYVELKKIENARLIAQQLQESGSKNRLMLDAEGLGLNVFEGEERK; encoded by the exons ATGTCTGGACAGAATAATTGGCAGGAAGAGGCCATGCGCCGTCTGCGCCAGATGCAGTCGCGCGGCGGATACGGCGGCAGACCCGGCGGCGGGCCACCCCAAGTTCCCCGAGGAGCTGGTGGTGCATTGATTGGAGGTGTTTTGCTTGCCGGCGGTGCGTGGGTATTGTCGAACTCGCTTTTCAATGTGGACGGCGGCCATCGCGCGATCAAGTACAGGAGGGTAAGCGGAGTGAGCAAGGAGATCTACAGCGAAG GTACTCACATCAACATTCCCTGGTTCGAAACGCCCATTGTATACGATGTGCGAGCAAAGCCTAGAAACGTTGCTTCCCTGACGGGCACCAAGGATCTGCAAATGGTCAACATTACGTGCCGTGTGCTGTCGAGACCACAGGTCGAGGCCCTGCCGCAGATTTACAGAACCCTCGGAGCCGATTATGACGACCGTGTACTGCCTTCGATTGTGAACGAGGTGCTGAAGAGCGTGGTCGCCCAGTTCAACGCCAGTCAGCTCATTACGCAGCGAGAGATGGTGGCCAAGCTGGTGCGCGAAAACTTGTCCAAGCGAGCTGCCCGATTCAACATTCTCCTCGACGATGTGTCCCTCACG CACCTCGCCTTTTCTCCCGAAttcaccgccgccgtcgaagcCAAGCAGGTGGCCCAGCAGGAAGCGCAGCGAGCCGCCTTTGTTGTAGACAAGGCTAGACAGGAGAAGCAGGCCATGGTTGTCAAGGCGCAGGGTGAAGCCCGTTCCGCTGAGCTCATTGGTGAAGCCATCAAAAAGAGCAAGGCCTACGTGGAGCTCAAGAAGATCGAGAACGCCCGTTTGATTGCGCAGCAGCTGCAGGAGTCCGGCTCAAAGAACAGGCTAATGCTTGATGCGGAGGGTTTGGGCTTGAATGTATTTGAGGGCGAAGAGAGGAAATAA
- the trs23 gene encoding Transport protein particle subunit trs23 encodes MSEAQYSIPYAVTSTIHRRLLNNTEPPDTMTVFALIIINKAGGLVYNKTFHDSGLHKISTNDYLVLAGTFHGVHAITARLNPIRPITPHPGTNGVAIRPEPSSGLEVLETENFRLQCFNTMTGTKFLLFTDSTQANVDVTIRRIYDLYSDYVMKNPFYSLEMPIRCDIFDRKLLSYIREINNR; translated from the exons ATGAGTGAAGC ACAATATTCAATCCCGTACGCCGTCACGAGCACTATCCATCGCCGCTTACTCAACAACACCGAG CCGCCCGACACAAT GACTGTCTTTgccctcatcatcatcaacaaggcCGGTGGCTTAGTCTATAACAAGACCTTCCACGACAGCGGTCTGCACAAGATTAGCACAAACGATTACCTGGTCCTGGCCGGTACTTTCCACGG TGTCCacgccatcaccgccagACTCAACCCCATTAGGCCCATCACCCCCCATCCCGGCACCAACGGCGTGGCAATCCGCCCAGAGCCCTCGTCGGGCCTAGAGGTGCTGGAAACAGAAAACTTTCGATTGCAGTGCTTCAACACCATGACGGGGACCAAGTTCCTCTTATTTACGGATTCTACGCAGGCGAATGTGGATGTTACGATTAGGAGGATATACGACTTGTATTCGGACTATGTTATGAAGAATCCGTTTTATTCCCTGGAGATGCCTATCCGGTGTGATATTTTTGATCGGAAATTACTGTCATATATTAGAGAGATTAATAATCGGTAA
- the RPN10 gene encoding 26S proteasome non-ATPase regulatory subunit 4: MVLEAVMVVVDNSESSRNGDYQPTRFDSQVDAVNVLFQTITQGNPESSVGLMSMGGKGPEVLVTLTTEQGKILEGLHRTKKKIGGSSHLKTGIQVATLALKHRQNRSQRQRIIVFICSPIEESDKELTQLAKKMKKGNISVDFILFGDLDDDGTQKKLQIFNDEVKGSEGSHFVVIPPSSKLLSDQLVATPILLGEGASGSGGGGGGGMGGGNEEFEFGFDPAMEPELALALRMSMEEEKARQEKIAREEEEAAKKASLESVKEEDESGPSGSGDKKDGGDKMDTS, translated from the exons ATGGTTCTCGAGGCGGTGATGGTTGTCGTAGACAACAGCGAGAGCAGCAGAAACGGAGACTACCAGCCCACGAGATTCGATTCACAAGTTGACGCCGTCAATGTCCTTTTCCAGACTATTACTCAGGGTAACCCTGAGTCTTCAGTTGGCCTGATGAGCATGGGAGGCAAGGGTCCCGAAGTGCTCGTCACTCTCACGACCGAGCAAGGCAAGATATTGGAGGGCCTGCATCggacaaagaagaagattggcggctcatctcatctcaagACTGGCATTCAAGTTGCTACG CTTGCTCTGAAGCACCGACAAAACCGATCCCAGCGACAGCGAATAATAGTCTTTATTTGCTCCCCAATCGAAGAGAGCGATAAGGAGCTGACGCAGTTGGCTAAAAAGATGAAAAAGGGCAACATTTCGGTAGATTTCATCCTGTTTGGCGACCTCGACGATGACGGCAcgcagaagaagctgcagaTTTTTAACGATGAGGTCAAGGGCAGCGAGGGTTCACACTTTGTTGTTATTCCACCTAGTAGCAAGCTGCTGAGCGACCAACTTGTGGCCACCCCAATATTACTTGGCGAGGGTGCTTCGGgatctggcggcggcggcggcggcggtatgGGCGGAGGCAACGAGGAGTTTGAATTTGGTTTTGATCCCGCCATGGAACCCGAGCTTGCCCTCGCTTTGCGAATGAGtatggaggaggagaaggccaGGCAAGAAAAGATAGCccgggaggaggaggaagctgcCAAAAAGGCATCACTTGAGAGTgtcaaggaggaggatgagtCTGGTCCATCTGGAAGCGGAGACAAAAAGGACGGCGGTGACAAGATGGACACGTCGTAA
- the rpb4 gene encoding DNA-directed RNA polymerase II subunit rpb4 yields MSNQRTSRPKPPPPGNEEASATLNLGEFQNVDTLTLSEAALVLNALVAKRRNDRKNVNETEMLNQTLNYLDHFARFTQKENVEAVERLLSAHKDLAKFERAQLGSLCCENADEAKTLIPSLADKIKDEDLQDLLDEISKLQNR; encoded by the exons ATGTCAAACCAGCGAACTTCACGCCCAAAGCCCCCCCCTCCAGGCAACGAAGAAGCTTCCGCGACTTTGAACCTGGGAGAATTCCAAAACGTCGACACCTTGACTCTGTCAGAAGCAGCGCTTGTTCTGAACGCGCTGGTTGCTAAGCGTCGAAATGATCGCAAGAACGTCAACGAGACCGA GATGCTAAACCAGACGCTCAACTATCTGGATCATTTTGCCCGGTTTACGCAAAAGGAAAACGTGGAAGCTGTCGAACGTCTGTTGAGCGCACATAAGGACCTGGCCAAGTTTGAGAGGGCGCAGCTGG GATCATTGTGCTGCGAAAAcgccgacgaagccaagACTCTTATCCCGTCGCTCgccgacaagatcaaggacgaggacctgCAAGATTTGCTCGATGAAATCTCCAAACTACAAAACCGATGA
- the adhC2 gene encoding NADP-dependent alcohol dehydrogenase C 2: MGVDFTVFKGSKTGEIVEATGHRDPGPTEVIVKISHCGVCGTDEHFLHADQGLGHEGVGVITELGSAVHEVSNFKVGDRVGMGWFHKFCGNCRPCLTGFSNNCASAKKFGSNNLDQGCFGSSVAWDVSALFKIPDAIAVEDAGPLMCGGATVFSPLHTSGAKPGDRVGIIGIGGLGHLAIQFASKMGMETVVFSSSASKKEEALKFGASEFYTAADLAKPENIERVDILLITSSVMPDLSTYYPVLAQGAQIYPLTVSFEPLQITPVTLISTGIRIIGSAVASAGTQQAMLAFAAKKGIKPQIEKFPLTKDGVVDAMTRLKEGKMRYRGVLVAPQ; this comes from the exons ATGGGAGTCGACTTCACTGTATTTAAAGGCTCCAAGACCGGGGAAATCGTCGAAGCCACCGGCCACCGAGACCCAGGTCCCACCGAAGTCATTGTCAAAATCTCACACTGCGGTGTCTGCGGCACCGACGAACACTTTCTCCACGCGGACCAAGGTCTCGGCCATGAGGGAGTTGGAGTCATTACAGAGCTTGGCTCTGCCGTACATGAAGTGTCCAACTTCAAAGTCGGCGATCGCGTGGGCATGGGGTGGTTCCACAAGTTCTGCGGGAACTGCAGACCGTGCCTTACTG GCTTCTCGAATAACTGCGCATCGGCCAAGAAGTTCGGCTCCAACAACCTGGACCAAGGCTGCTTCGGCTCCTCTGTCGCCTGGGACGTTTCCGCCCTGTTCAAGATCCCCGACGCAATCGCCGTTGAGGATGCCGGTCCCTTGATGTGCGGCGGCGCAACCGTCTTCAGTCCCCTGCACACGTCTGGTGCAAAGCCGGGAGACCGAGTTGGTATCATTGGCATCGGCGGTCTCGGCCATTTGGCCATCCAGTTTGCTTCCAAGATGGGCATGGAGACCGtcgtcttctccagctcagcatccaagaaggaggaggcaTTGAAATTCGGCGCCTCGGAGTTTTACACCGCAGCTGATTTGGCCAAGCCGGAGAATATCGAAAGGGTCGACATTCTGCTGATTACTTCCAGCGTGATGCCGGACCTGTCCAC ATATTATCCCGTCCTGGCCCAGGGGGCACAAATTTACCCCCTAACTGTCAGCTTTGAGCCCTTGCAAATCACACCCGTAACCTTAATCAGTACTGGTATCCGGATTATCGGGTCTGCCGTGGCCAGTGCCGGCACACAGCAGGCCATGTTGGCGTTCGCGGCCAAGAAGGGAATCAAGCCACAGATTGAAAAGTTTCCTCTGACCAAGGACGGCGTTGTCGATGCGATGACGAGGTTGAAAGAGGGCAAGATGCGATATCGGGGCGTGTTGGTGGCGCCGCAGTAA
- the gsfR2_0 gene encoding Transcription factor gsfR2 — MSIRRQSCDSCFASRRKCDLTYPICIRCERNNKSCQYKYPPQLLKERIAVDATATVPATQSTRQVKRKFSHVDASSRHTTGPVAPTPSSPRWTGHLGTLPPIAASKSWNWVLNQIRSCPQNFAERAETIFIHKGLYTDNKPPPPLRAAFGICAGALSANQVSHQTLFRVLDSEVVALIRSSLAGSLQEELHKLQAVVLYQIIRLFYGRVGERVLAERQEYFVRSYALKLLHLSDTELRSGPRTWAAWILAESIRRTVYIAFKLYTSYAMSRYGQCSEMQAMNMLPISTNSRLWYSSEERGFQPPDRDEVMTYKDFAEFYARTLRRVHEPFERLIIVGCKRRIEQVDGIVCPRSRAEEVV; from the coding sequence ATGTCGATCCGGCGCCAGTCGTGCGACAGCTGCTTCGCCTCCCGCCGAAAATGTGATCTCACATACCCAATCTGCATTCGCTGTGAGCGCAACAACAAGAGCTGCCAGTACAAGTATCCACCGCAGCTGCTCAAGGAGCGCATCGCCGTCGACGCTACCGCCACAGTACCTGCTACTCAATCCACCCGACAAGTGAAGCGGAAATTCAGCCATGTCGATGCTTCATCGCGGCACACGACAGGCCCCGTGGCCCCGACGCCCAGCAGTCCGCGATGGACGGGCCACCTGGGCACGCTCCCGCCGATAGCAGCCTCAAAGTCGTGGAACTGGGTGCTCAACCAGATCCGCAGCTGTCCGCAAAACTTTGCAGAGCGCGCAGAAACAATCTTCATCCACAAGGGCCTCTACACCGACAACAAgcccccgccgccgctccGCGCAGCCTTTGGTATCTGCGCCGGCGCCCTGTCGGCGAACCAGGTCAGCCACCAGACGCTCTTCCGCGTCCTGGACTCCGAGGTCGTCGCCCTCATCAGGTCGTCTCTGGCGGGCTCCCTGCAGGAGGAGCTGCACAAGCTGCAGGCCGTGGTGCTGTATCAAATCATCCGCCTCTTCTACGGCCGGGTTGGCGAGCGCGTGCTCGCCGAACGCCAGGAGTACTTTGTCCGCTCCTACGCCCTCAAGCTGCTGCACTTGTCTGACACGGAGCTACGCAGTGGCCCTCGCACATGGGCGGCGTGGATCCTCGCCGAAAGCATCCGGCGGACAGTCTACATTGCGTTCAAGCTGTACACGTCGTACGCCATGTCGAGGTACGGCCAGTGCTCGGAGATGCAGGCCATGAACATGCTGCCTATTTCTACCAACTCGCGACTGTGGTACTCGAGCGAAGAGCGTGGGTTTCAGCCTCCGGACCGAGACGAGGTCATGACGTACAAGGACTTTGCCGAGTTTTATGCAAGGACGCTGAGGAGAGTGCATGAGCCGTTTGAGAGATTAATTATTGTGGGGTGCAAACGACGCATAGAGCAGGTTGATGGGATTGTTTGTCCGCGGAGCAGAGCGGAGGAGGTTGTTTGA
- the ned-8 gene encoding NEDD8, whose translation MLIKVRTLTGKEIELDIESDYKVSQIKEKVEEKEGIPPVQQRLIHGGKQMTDDKTAADYNLVAGDTLHLVLALRGGAQRNA comes from the exons atgctGATCAA AGTGCGGACCCTGACCGGCAAGGAGATTGAGCTGGACATTGAGAGCGACTACAAG GTTTCGCAAATCAAGGAAAAGGTCgaagagaaggagggcaTTCCTCCCGTTCAGCAGCGTCTCATTCACGGTGGAAAGCAAAT GACCGATGACAAGACGGCTGCCGACTACAACCTCGTCGCGGGCGATACGTTGCACTTGGTGCTTGCTCTGAGAGGAGGTGCGCAGCGAAATGCATAG
- the TMA22 gene encoding Translation machinery-associated protein 22, giving the protein MADVEQQPDASAEPQARHVTYCGVCTLPPEYCEYGGTVKKCQEWLETNNKELYDRVWSAEALEAATASLSVEAQKRAAKDAQKKTAKAEAAEAKQADKIANSVITIKRIERNKKKFVTAVIGLEAFGLELKKVAKDLGKKFATGSSVTKLPSGGEEIVVQGDVSDELEEFILEKYKEIPADNIELVDDKKKKKATT; this is encoded by the exons ATGGCAGACGTAGAACAACAGCCAGACGCTTCAGCCGAGCCCCAGGCCAGACATGTAACATACTGCGGTG TTTGTACACTGCCACCAGAG TACTGTGAATATGGAGGAACCGTGAAAAAGTGCCAGGAATGGCTGGAAACGAACAACAAGGAGTTGTATGACAGAGTCTGGTCAGCCG AGGCGTTAGAAGCTGCAACCGCATCCTTATCCGTCGAAGCGCAAAAGAGAGCGGCCAAAGACGCACAGAAGAAGactgccaaggccgaggccgccgaggcgaaGCAGGCCGATAAGATAGCCAACAGCGTGATTACCATCAAGCGCATTGAGCGGAATAAGAAGAAGTTTGTCACGGCGGTCATTGGACTGGAAGCGTTTGGTCTGGAACTGAAAAAG GTGGCCAAAGATCTCGGCAAAAAGTTCGCCACTGGCTCGTCAGTGACCAAGCTGCCTAGTGGGGGCGAAGAAATCGTAGTGCAGGGCGATGTTAGCGACGAGTTGGAGGAGTTCATTTTGGAGAAGTACAAGGAGATACCCGCGGACAACATCGAGCTTGTAgatgacaagaagaagaaaaaggcaaCGACATAA
- the amdS_3 gene encoding Acetamidase — protein sequence MTVPDESLFTYPWEARAIKKRQQRNEAIPEEWRLRQNLLGSLKTPLERCKNNLMELNLVRQSGILTVKELQITESSDVTSLLEALASGQLTAEEVTVSFCKRAAVAHQLTNCLTEIFFDRALERARYLDRQKGKGQLVGPLHGLPISLKDSFQIAGVASTLGLTAYLDHRAESNSALVDILLALGAVLYCKTNVPQTMMTPDSHNFVFGRTLNPWNTSLSAGGSSGGEGALIAMRGAPIGVGTDIAGSIRVPALCCGTYGFRPTASRIPYGGQHGCADEGLAQILPCAGPLANDMKALSLFVKAVLQAKPASYDASALDVNWRDFQGQFGRKLRFGLLPEDPTYPLHPPVRRTVAEASRLLQASGHEVVELQSAECRISEALQVAFALFALDETADGIVKAAGEPPIPSRIRIGQELGKAPQQFVSDLRNLSELKQLSGLNLKRQELISDWCRLWQKYEIDAVIGPGGRTTAIEHDEFTLPPYTVLMNVLDCPACIIPFGRVTASDAAERLDLQPGQVVPSYNPLDLEGIPCCVQVFTSKMTDEKCLYISEVVDKCLQAKESFVVARDADA from the exons ATGACTGTCCCTGACGAAAGCCTATTCACCTACCCCTGGGAAGCCAGGGCGATCAAGAAGCGTCAACAGCGTAACGAGGCTATTCCAGAGGAATGGAGGCTCCGTCAAAATCTCCTGGGTAGCCTCAAAACACCGTTGGAGAGATGCAAAAATAATCTCATGGAGCTGAATTTGGTCCGCCAATCTGGAATTTTGACCGTCAAGGAGCTGCAGATTACAGAGTCAAGCGATGTCACTAGTCTGCTGGAAGCACTCGCATCTGGCCAATTAACTGCTGAAGAGGTGACAGTCTCCTTTTGTAAACGGGCTGCGGTGGCTCATCAGCTT ACGAACTGCCTCACCGAGATCTTCTTTGATCGAGCGTTAGAACGAGCTCGGTACCTAGACAggcaaaagggaaaagggcAACTGGTTGGCCCCCTCCACGGTCTTCCTATAAGCCTCAAGGATTCGTTCCAGATTGCTGGTGTAGCGTCGACACTGGGCCTTACGGCCTATCTGGACCATAGAGCCGAGTCTAATTCGGCACTTGTTGATATCCTACTTGCCCTCGGAGCAGTGTTGTATTGCAAAACCAATGTACCTCAGACGATGATG ACTCCAGATTCACACAACTTTGTTTTTGGCAGAACGCTTAATCCTTGGAATACTAGTCTCAGTGCTGGAGGATCCAGCGGAGGCGAGGGTGCTCTAATTGCCATGCGCGGCGCTCCCATCGGTGTTGGCACTGATATCGCGG GGTCCATTAGAGTTCCTGCACTCTGCTGTGGAACGTACGGGTTTCGTCCGACGGCTTCTCGAATTCCATACGGTGGACAGCACGGATGCGCAGATGAAGGGCTGGCGCAAATTCTACCCTGCGCCGGGCCCCTCGCAAATGATATGAAGGCTCTCAGTCTTTTCGTTAAAGCCGTGCTACAGGCAAAGCCCGCATCATATGATGCTTCCGCGCTGGATGTCAACTGGAGAGATTTTCAAGGACAATTCGGGCGCAAGTTGCGATTCGGACTGCTTCCTGAAGATCCAACGTATCCTTTGCACCCTCCAGTGCGGAGAACAGTTGCCGAGGCTTCGCGTCTGCTCCAGGCAAGCGGGCACGAAGTGGTCGAGCTGCAGTCCGCCGAGTGTCGCATCTCTGAAGCGCTACAGGTAGCCTTTGCCCTGTTTGCGTTGGACGAAACCGCCGATGGAATTGTAAAAGCTGCGGGCGAGCCACCGATTCCCTCCCGCATCAGAATTGGCCAAGAGCTGGGTAAAGCTCCACAGCAGTTCGTCTCAGATTTGCGCAACCTTTCAGAGCTCAAGCAGCTATCCGGGTTGAACCTTAAAAGACAAGAATTGATTAGTGACTGGTGCAGACTCTGGCAAAAGTATGAAATTGATGCAGTCATTGGGCCGGGGGGTCGCACCACGGCGATTGAGCATGACGAGTTCACGCTGCCACCCTACACAGTGCTCATGAATGTTCTGGAC TGTCCCGCGTGTATCATCCCATTTGGGCGAGTCACGGCATCAGATGCTGCGGAAAGACTAGACctgcagccaggccaggTTGTTCCATCCT ATAACCCTCTGGACCTGGAAGGCATTCCGTGTTGCGTCCAGGTCTTTACCTCGAAAATGACGGACGAGAAGTGCCTGTACATTTCCGAAGTCGTGGACAAGTGTCTGCAAGCGAAGGAGAGCTTTGTCGTTGCAAGAGACGCAGATGCCTGA